The Micromonospora sp. Llam0 genome includes a window with the following:
- a CDS encoding LamG-like jellyroll fold domain-containing protein, translating into MRVRWRRGLSAGVTALVAVGIIAVPTPEQVAAQTPECVDVAGSEVEATTLAVACGQPVVVDGSRTELAEVTALPDGRLRFVSAVVPQRTRRGGIWADIDLELAQGGDGLWRPEVSVADVAFSNGGDGAMVTLVRDGRTVTLSWPQTLPPPTVSDDSLTYPNVLDDVDLVVRATRTGFTHVLVVKTPAAAQLADVRAARFRIGGDVDVVPGQDGGLRAMAGSVVVASAEPAVMWDSRVDLPGDLSARGLQAESTQSTATEAGDAARIGSVDVEVSEGNLVLRPDVTLLDDPDAVYPLFVDPAWSVFKNKWAYGTNNGSSNSDLSAARVGRRPDTGDLYRSYFQFPTTANGVSLKGKHIESAYVQMKLDHSWSCGPTVASMYLTPAINATPKASWSAMTLTSFMSSATGNANEAGGCSSIQPDMIMNFSGSGTTNQVQAAANKNWNSITVGFTARAANGSGESTQDRWKRFFPNNAKLFVDYDTKPGAPHTLQVAGVSCGSSVLRIGTLSPTFSAVFPDGDSSDSLTGAFEWIEVPAGGIGAVTDTTPARKSPPPAKTGITPNSRATSSAVAITSGRTYAFRAKGTDKPPYSITGPWSSWCQFIPDTTAPPVPTITPGAAGEPGRTMTFALSTTTTDVTKFRYGWSNPPTTEVAASGTNPKTATVNVTVPSFGQNTFWVRGIDATGNLGNIGSATFTAPRSAPAVAKWGLEQYPGVDQTEALADQQPSLAGETSLGTSDVSWTDDVRIIGGQTSSFNGTSSHAFTTDPIVDPAASFSVSAWVKLGNAGDTLPTVNRIGVTQDGALNGSFVLGYHAGTQKWSMWMHSDDTATTTTFGLVNSPSPVVMGSWTHLAGVYAATSRTSTIYVNGQAPTSAAATGMQPWPNRQRIVIGRELWKGSPVNFWSGEIADVQVFDRVLVPHDFTGMLAHDPMSSGFHEPGILTPVQVGNWDFEAATPCYLADLKDTCEAPDTVTAWGRWLALTRGSAVGTGYSANGSGLWLDYEYFPDEGYTESTAEYARSAEKAGTTPPDTDGLEFTQWQDRAVLRTDQSFTMSAWVMLDRLDGMRTAVSQRGVHESAGWLKYSSDVGKWQFAISDEDVITTSTASIRSTSAAEEGVWTHLVGVYDAERNQIRLYVNGELEGVTQNISFTPMVSTGPLLVGHTLWKDELMDQWTGGIDEVAVFQGALTDTAVSMLYES; encoded by the coding sequence TTGAGGGTTCGGTGGCGGCGTGGTTTGTCCGCTGGGGTGACGGCTCTGGTCGCTGTCGGGATCATCGCTGTTCCAACACCGGAGCAGGTCGCCGCACAGACGCCAGAGTGCGTGGACGTGGCCGGCTCTGAGGTCGAGGCGACAACGCTCGCGGTTGCGTGCGGCCAGCCGGTTGTGGTGGACGGGTCGCGAACAGAGCTCGCCGAGGTAACCGCGTTACCGGACGGTCGGTTGCGGTTCGTTTCGGCGGTCGTGCCGCAGCGCACGCGCAGGGGCGGCATCTGGGCCGACATCGACCTCGAACTTGCTCAAGGTGGGGACGGGCTGTGGCGGCCCGAGGTGTCGGTCGCGGATGTCGCCTTTTCGAACGGCGGTGACGGCGCGATGGTGACGCTGGTGCGGGACGGGCGAACGGTCACGCTGTCGTGGCCGCAGACACTGCCCCCACCGACGGTGTCGGACGACTCGTTGACGTACCCGAACGTACTGGACGACGTGGACCTAGTGGTGCGGGCGACGCGGACAGGTTTCACACACGTCCTGGTGGTGAAGACCCCAGCGGCCGCGCAGCTTGCGGACGTACGTGCGGCGCGGTTCCGAATCGGCGGCGACGTGGATGTTGTTCCGGGGCAGGACGGAGGACTGCGGGCGATGGCGGGGTCGGTTGTAGTTGCCTCGGCGGAGCCAGCGGTGATGTGGGATTCCCGAGTGGATCTCCCGGGCGACCTTTCAGCCCGGGGACTGCAGGCGGAGAGCACGCAGTCGACGGCGACGGAGGCCGGAGACGCGGCTCGGATCGGCTCGGTCGACGTCGAGGTTTCCGAGGGCAATCTGGTGCTTCGCCCGGATGTGACGCTGCTGGACGATCCGGACGCGGTGTACCCGCTGTTTGTGGACCCGGCGTGGTCGGTCTTCAAGAACAAGTGGGCGTACGGGACGAACAACGGGTCGTCGAACTCGGACCTGAGCGCCGCGCGGGTGGGGCGTAGGCCAGACACCGGTGATCTGTACCGCTCATACTTCCAGTTCCCGACGACGGCCAACGGGGTGTCGCTCAAGGGCAAGCACATCGAGTCCGCGTACGTCCAGATGAAGCTGGACCACTCGTGGTCATGTGGGCCGACAGTGGCGTCGATGTACCTGACTCCGGCGATCAACGCGACGCCGAAGGCGAGTTGGTCGGCGATGACGCTGACATCGTTCATGAGTTCGGCGACCGGTAACGCGAATGAGGCAGGTGGATGTTCGTCGATCCAGCCGGACATGATCATGAACTTCAGCGGGTCAGGCACCACCAACCAGGTACAGGCTGCAGCGAACAAGAATTGGAACTCGATCACCGTGGGGTTCACGGCGCGGGCAGCCAACGGGTCGGGGGAGTCGACGCAGGATCGATGGAAGCGGTTCTTCCCCAACAACGCGAAGCTGTTCGTCGACTACGACACCAAGCCCGGTGCTCCGCACACCTTGCAGGTCGCGGGTGTGAGCTGTGGCTCCAGCGTGCTGAGGATAGGTACGCTGAGCCCGACGTTCTCTGCGGTCTTCCCCGATGGCGACAGCAGCGACTCGTTGACCGGCGCCTTCGAATGGATCGAGGTACCGGCTGGGGGCATAGGCGCGGTGACCGACACGACCCCGGCCCGCAAGAGCCCGCCGCCAGCGAAGACGGGAATCACCCCGAATAGTCGTGCCACGAGTTCCGCCGTGGCGATCACATCCGGCCGCACGTACGCGTTCCGGGCCAAGGGAACCGACAAACCCCCCTACTCGATCACCGGCCCGTGGTCGTCGTGGTGTCAGTTCATCCCGGACACCACCGCGCCGCCAGTGCCCACCATCACCCCAGGTGCAGCGGGGGAGCCGGGTAGGACCATGACCTTCGCGCTCAGCACGACCACGACGGACGTGACCAAGTTCCGCTATGGCTGGTCCAACCCGCCGACGACCGAGGTCGCCGCCAGCGGCACCAACCCGAAGACGGCGACGGTCAACGTCACCGTGCCGAGCTTTGGCCAGAACACCTTCTGGGTGCGCGGCATCGACGCAACGGGCAACCTCGGCAACATCGGATCCGCCACCTTCACCGCTCCCCGCTCCGCACCGGCCGTCGCCAAATGGGGTTTGGAGCAGTACCCGGGCGTGGATCAGACCGAGGCGCTCGCCGACCAGCAACCCAGCCTGGCAGGCGAGACCAGCCTGGGCACCTCCGACGTCAGCTGGACCGACGATGTCCGCATCATCGGTGGCCAAACCTCCTCGTTCAACGGCACATCGAGTCATGCGTTCACGACTGATCCAATTGTCGACCCGGCAGCTTCGTTCTCCGTCTCCGCCTGGGTAAAGCTGGGGAATGCCGGTGACACCCTTCCCACCGTGAACCGGATCGGGGTGACCCAGGACGGAGCCTTGAACGGCAGCTTCGTGCTGGGATATCACGCAGGCACCCAGAAGTGGTCCATGTGGATGCACAGCGACGATACTGCAACGACGACGACGTTCGGCTTGGTAAATTCTCCATCGCCGGTTGTCATGGGCTCCTGGACGCATTTAGCCGGCGTGTATGCTGCGACCAGCAGGACGTCGACGATATATGTAAACGGACAAGCGCCGACCTCGGCGGCGGCCACAGGTATGCAGCCTTGGCCGAACCGACAACGGATTGTAATTGGTCGGGAGCTCTGGAAAGGCTCCCCCGTCAACTTCTGGTCCGGTGAGATCGCCGACGTCCAGGTATTCGACAGGGTGCTGGTGCCGCACGACTTTACCGGCATGCTCGCGCACGACCCGATGTCGAGCGGATTCCATGAGCCCGGGATCCTGACACCAGTGCAGGTAGGAAACTGGGACTTCGAGGCTGCGACCCCCTGCTATCTGGCAGATTTGAAGGACACCTGCGAGGCCCCTGACACGGTGACGGCCTGGGGCCGGTGGCTGGCGTTGACACGGGGGTCTGCCGTGGGAACAGGCTACTCCGCCAACGGCTCCGGACTGTGGCTCGACTACGAGTACTTCCCAGATGAAGGCTACACCGAGAGCACTGCGGAGTACGCCAGGAGTGCGGAGAAGGCGGGCACCACGCCGCCGGACACCGATGGTCTGGAGTTCACCCAGTGGCAGGACCGGGCAGTCCTGCGTACTGACCAGTCGTTCACGATGTCGGCCTGGGTGATGCTCGATCGACTCGATGGCATGCGGACAGCGGTGTCCCAGCGGGGGGTACATGAGAGCGCCGGCTGGCTCAAGTACAGCTCGGATGTGGGCAAGTGGCAGTTTGCCATCAGTGACGAAGATGTCATCACCACGTCGACGGCCAGCATCAGGTCGACGTCGGCTGCTGAGGAGGGCGTGTGGACTCACCTTGTCGGGGTCTACGACGCAGAGCGGAACCAGATTCGCCTCTATGTCAACGGTGAACTTGAAGGGGTTACGCAGAACATTTCGTTTACCCCGATGGTCTCGACCGGCCCGCTACTCGTGGGTCACACTCTGTGGAAGGACGAGCTGATGGATCAATGGACCGGCGGCATCGACGAAGTCGCCGTGTTCCAAGGGGCGCTGACGGACACGGCGGTGTCCATGCTGTACGAGTCGTAG
- a CDS encoding RHS repeat-associated core domain-containing protein, which produces MAASLLVGVPAQAAAPAAEPAPPQAEKLDSHGGPVTGRAWTQNLVRESPVPKPLWPAAGTARVELDSPNPAGRGTRAGTLPVWVTRGDGPGGIRATSVNVQVVARGSLPSSWRDGLVLKVAAPAGAAAGTAKVTVDYSSFRYAVGGSWASRLRLWQVPACMLSTREIPACRSVPLPTTNDLGAGVVTAEVPVAATTAALPERGRQPGDVAARSSGSYLVLAAAGSGADGDFTATTLAPSSTWTAGGSSGDFSWSYPLRTLPAAGPEPSIGLAYSSSSVDGRSEVTNNQPSWIGEGFDYSPGFIERRYVPCAEDRKVAGANNAQDSGDQCWRSDNATMSLNGRSTELVFENGKGWHPRSEDGSKIEKLTGATGNGDDNGEHWKVTTSDGTQYFFGLHSLPGHTSKTNSTLAVPVFGNHANEPCHATTFANSDCHQAWRWNLDYIVDVRGNTMSLWYGKETNKYARNDTDSDDVSYDRGGYLTRIDYGTYDRTLATHGVAERSVNPYAQVVFETDMRCFSSCGTESNPVEESWKDTPWDQECEASATSCPQQYSPTFWTTKRLKKITTRVWDTTKTTPAWQNVESWTLSHTFAATADSTHTGLWLDRIDHAGHVGGTINLPPVTFEAVSLPNRVLTAHGTTDNWLRISSIVTETGSRIKVDYAEPECTEAMVQNLNPHTNTKRCYPVRVPDPADPTGQQLITEWWHKHRVEHVAEDDVQLTDGHQAPSKHTWYEYVGTPAWHYADDDGLTRPERKTWSQWRGYAQVKTRVGDDSATRTLAVTTFMRGMHGDKASPSGGTRSVTVPASLGSETVYDQDQFAGQVREQVVYNGVDIKPVSKTVNVPWRSNPTASRTINGDTVDARFVETQATYTATALGVDGSRGWRTSRGRKNLDHTYGTVNWSQDDGDISVPGDEKCITYQYNRNTVKNLTTTVKRTTTTALACGTNPSTVDDVISDARTYYDGAGSVDTAPTFGSVTKTEQLKDWVAGTGTVWQVVSQGGYDHTGRPVSTTDIKGNVTTTAYTPAVGGPVTKVTTTGPAPFNWTSSVDTNPYWGSTVRAIDPNNRAISDVEYDALGRVSKVWGLGWTKAANPTTPSAQYTYTFAPGRDAYPSVRAQTLNADGNYVTSYEILDGLLRPRQTQTPAVNGTGDRVVTDTIYDSFGRAAVSYGAHAEPGAASGTLWWEPEWSVPAVSKTVFDRASRPTNTIFLSGDGVTNLVEKWRTVTDHEGDLTKVTPPQGGTATTTVTDIEGRVVQLRQHTTTAGVDGAYQETEYVYNRKGQLVRTLDPAGNRWVNEYDAKGRLWRTTDPDKGATTSTFNDENDLVQTTDARGEVLWYGYDALGRKKELRDDSETGPLRAEWRYDTLYTGQSGFKGQLTQAIRYEPAGSSNAYRWQVRSFDDRYQPKGVNYVIPSSETGLSGTYIYAYAYAPATGAPTSISYPEGGGLVTEQVTTDYDATTGMPVRLDTSITGSVGTMATGTYTAYGERSGAIYKMPGGTWTQGAVYRDEATRRITRTTVGRETIAGTVSDRNYTYDHSGNITSIEEKPQIGQADTQCFRQDPLGRLASAWTPQTGVACQTDPTVANLGGPAPYWHDWTFDSTGSRLTETSHTAGGDTTRSYTVPTGGQGVVRPHAVTAMTTQAPGQSGVVNAYAYDAAGNTTCRPTGTAANNCGTGTNSQTLGWDAEGKLATVSAGGQTIETNIYDANGVRIIRRDSSGTTVYLPGQEIRREGGVNTGTRYYSFAGTVCASRTGGSAATNLTWLFNDHQGTQQIAVNAGTQAVSVRRQTPYGVPRGASPTWANNKGFVGGDIDPTGLTNIGARQYDQTLGRFISVDPVLVADDPDQYNAYQYGGNNPVDNADPTGMYYTENSDDTGDRGYVMSNGTTKIVKKYVPPACTGECQQRREAVHRAIDERVEAERKHRECQASFWCRNSQRAKDFGSGLVDTVVQNADVVGVIAGVAVGLTCTVVTGGSGALLCGALGGAVSGLVTGGLKCAGGHKSRCSAGSLARDAGVGAILGLAGGAAGAALGGAFGGLAGGGVRGFLPGAWTAIAGLGRGTVTAARQGTPAAVSRAIGGSSNNNLGTFIAGSRHHWAADVHAAGGGFRGHAAVALDTGRMMVQGTVSPNGLGAGVVGAVAPTTWDDLVQLWSGRYSFNPATAGPQIVGGLLGGGFD; this is translated from the coding sequence GTGGCGGCGTCGCTGCTGGTCGGAGTGCCGGCTCAGGCCGCCGCACCGGCGGCAGAGCCGGCGCCGCCCCAGGCGGAGAAGCTGGACTCGCATGGCGGTCCGGTCACCGGGCGGGCGTGGACACAGAACCTGGTACGGGAATCGCCGGTTCCCAAGCCGCTGTGGCCGGCGGCCGGCACCGCTCGGGTGGAGCTCGACTCGCCGAACCCGGCTGGCCGGGGCACCAGGGCGGGTACGTTGCCGGTGTGGGTCACCCGCGGCGACGGTCCGGGTGGCATCCGGGCCACCAGCGTGAACGTACAGGTGGTGGCCCGGGGATCGCTGCCGTCAAGCTGGCGTGACGGTCTGGTGCTCAAGGTCGCGGCACCGGCCGGAGCCGCAGCCGGCACGGCGAAGGTGACGGTGGATTACAGCTCGTTCCGGTACGCCGTGGGCGGGTCCTGGGCATCGCGGCTGCGCCTCTGGCAAGTCCCGGCCTGCATGCTGTCCACACGCGAGATACCAGCTTGCCGATCGGTGCCACTTCCCACGACGAACGATCTCGGCGCGGGAGTGGTCACCGCCGAGGTGCCCGTCGCCGCCACGACCGCAGCGCTGCCCGAGCGGGGTCGGCAGCCGGGCGATGTGGCGGCTCGGTCGAGCGGCTCCTACCTCGTCCTGGCGGCTGCCGGTTCGGGTGCGGACGGCGACTTCACCGCGACCACGCTGGCCCCGTCGTCGACCTGGACGGCAGGCGGCTCCTCGGGTGACTTCTCGTGGAGCTATCCGCTGCGAACCCTGCCAGCTGCCGGTCCGGAGCCTTCGATCGGCCTCGCCTACTCCTCGTCCTCCGTCGACGGCCGATCGGAGGTGACGAACAACCAACCGTCGTGGATCGGGGAAGGCTTCGACTACTCGCCCGGCTTCATCGAGCGCCGGTACGTGCCGTGTGCCGAGGACCGAAAGGTCGCCGGCGCGAACAACGCCCAGGACAGCGGCGACCAGTGCTGGCGCTCGGACAACGCGACGATGAGCCTCAATGGCCGTAGCACCGAGCTCGTGTTCGAGAACGGCAAGGGCTGGCATCCGCGTTCCGAAGACGGTTCCAAGATCGAGAAGCTGACCGGTGCGACGGGTAACGGTGACGACAACGGCGAGCACTGGAAGGTGACGACCAGCGACGGCACGCAGTACTTCTTCGGCTTGCACTCGTTGCCGGGCCACACCTCGAAGACCAACTCGACGTTGGCCGTGCCGGTGTTCGGCAACCACGCCAACGAGCCCTGCCACGCCACGACGTTCGCCAACTCCGACTGCCACCAGGCGTGGCGGTGGAACCTCGACTACATCGTCGACGTGCGCGGCAACACCATGTCGCTGTGGTACGGCAAGGAGACCAACAAGTACGCCCGCAACGACACCGATTCCGACGACGTCTCCTACGATCGTGGGGGATACCTGACCCGGATCGACTACGGCACCTACGACCGTACGTTGGCGACGCACGGCGTCGCCGAGCGCAGCGTCAACCCGTACGCGCAGGTGGTGTTCGAGACGGACATGCGGTGCTTCTCGAGCTGCGGCACCGAGTCTAATCCGGTCGAGGAGTCGTGGAAGGACACTCCCTGGGACCAAGAGTGCGAGGCGTCGGCCACATCGTGTCCGCAGCAGTACTCGCCCACGTTCTGGACGACGAAGCGGTTGAAGAAGATCACCACCAGGGTGTGGGACACCACCAAGACCACCCCGGCCTGGCAAAACGTCGAGTCATGGACCCTGTCGCACACGTTCGCGGCGACGGCGGACTCCACGCACACCGGTCTGTGGTTGGACAGGATCGATCACGCGGGGCACGTCGGCGGCACCATCAACCTGCCGCCGGTCACGTTCGAGGCCGTGTCGCTGCCCAACCGGGTGTTGACCGCGCACGGCACGACCGACAACTGGCTGCGGATCTCCAGCATCGTGACGGAGACCGGATCCCGGATCAAGGTGGACTATGCGGAGCCGGAGTGCACCGAGGCGATGGTCCAGAACCTGAACCCGCACACGAACACCAAACGGTGTTACCCGGTACGGGTGCCGGACCCGGCCGACCCGACCGGCCAGCAGCTAATCACCGAATGGTGGCACAAACACCGGGTCGAGCACGTGGCCGAGGACGACGTGCAACTCACTGACGGACACCAGGCACCGTCGAAGCACACCTGGTACGAGTACGTGGGCACGCCGGCGTGGCACTACGCCGACGACGACGGTCTGACCCGGCCCGAACGCAAGACGTGGTCCCAATGGCGTGGCTACGCCCAGGTCAAGACCCGGGTCGGTGACGACTCGGCGACCCGGACCCTCGCGGTCACCACCTTCATGCGGGGGATGCACGGCGACAAGGCCAGCCCGAGCGGAGGCACCCGCAGCGTGACGGTCCCGGCCTCGTTGGGCTCCGAGACGGTCTACGACCAGGACCAGTTCGCCGGCCAGGTGCGGGAGCAGGTCGTCTACAACGGGGTGGACATCAAACCGGTGTCGAAGACGGTCAACGTACCGTGGCGATCGAATCCGACCGCGAGCCGGACGATCAACGGTGACACCGTCGACGCCCGGTTCGTCGAGACCCAGGCCACCTATACGGCGACTGCTCTGGGCGTCGACGGCAGCCGCGGCTGGCGGACCTCGCGGGGCAGGAAGAACCTGGATCACACGTACGGCACGGTCAACTGGTCGCAGGACGACGGCGACATCAGCGTCCCCGGCGATGAAAAGTGCATCACCTACCAGTATAACCGCAACACCGTCAAGAACCTCACGACCACGGTGAAGCGGACCACCACCACCGCGCTGGCCTGCGGCACGAACCCGTCCACGGTCGACGACGTGATCTCAGACGCGCGGACCTACTACGACGGCGCCGGCAGCGTCGACACGGCACCGACCTTCGGATCGGTGACGAAGACCGAGCAGCTCAAGGACTGGGTGGCCGGTACCGGCACCGTCTGGCAGGTCGTGTCGCAGGGCGGCTACGACCACACCGGCCGGCCGGTGAGCACCACCGACATCAAAGGCAACGTCACCACGACCGCGTACACGCCGGCTGTCGGCGGCCCGGTCACAAAGGTGACCACGACCGGCCCGGCGCCGTTCAACTGGACGTCGTCCGTCGACACCAACCCCTACTGGGGCTCCACGGTCAGGGCGATCGACCCCAACAACCGGGCGATCTCGGACGTCGAGTACGACGCGCTCGGACGCGTCAGCAAGGTGTGGGGGCTGGGCTGGACCAAGGCCGCCAACCCGACCACCCCATCGGCCCAGTACACATACACGTTCGCCCCGGGCCGGGACGCCTATCCGTCTGTCAGGGCACAGACGCTCAACGCAGACGGAAACTACGTCACCTCGTACGAGATCCTCGACGGGTTGCTGCGCCCCCGACAGACCCAGACCCCAGCAGTGAACGGAACCGGGGACCGGGTGGTCACCGACACGATCTACGACAGCTTCGGCCGCGCCGCGGTTTCCTACGGGGCACACGCCGAACCCGGGGCCGCGTCCGGCACATTGTGGTGGGAGCCGGAATGGTCCGTCCCCGCCGTCTCCAAGACCGTATTCGACCGGGCGTCACGCCCCACGAACACGATCTTTCTTTCCGGTGACGGAGTGACCAACCTGGTCGAGAAGTGGCGCACGGTTACCGATCACGAGGGCGATCTGACCAAGGTCACTCCACCGCAGGGCGGCACCGCGACCACCACGGTGACCGACATCGAGGGCCGCGTCGTCCAGCTACGTCAGCACACCACCACAGCCGGAGTCGACGGGGCCTACCAGGAGACCGAGTACGTCTACAACCGCAAGGGCCAACTGGTCCGGACTCTCGACCCGGCCGGGAACCGGTGGGTCAACGAGTACGATGCCAAGGGCCGCCTCTGGCGCACGACGGACCCCGACAAAGGTGCGACGACCAGCACCTTCAACGACGAGAACGACCTGGTCCAGACGACGGACGCCCGAGGCGAGGTGCTGTGGTACGGCTACGACGCGCTGGGCCGGAAGAAGGAACTGCGGGACGATTCCGAAACCGGGCCACTGCGCGCCGAGTGGAGGTACGACACCCTTTACACCGGGCAAAGCGGATTCAAGGGCCAGCTCACCCAGGCGATCCGCTACGAACCGGCCGGTAGCAGCAACGCCTACCGGTGGCAGGTACGTAGCTTCGACGACCGCTACCAGCCCAAGGGCGTCAACTACGTCATCCCCAGCAGCGAGACCGGCCTGAGCGGGACCTACATCTACGCCTACGCATACGCGCCGGCGACCGGTGCTCCGACGTCCATCTCGTATCCGGAAGGTGGTGGCCTCGTCACCGAGCAAGTCACCACCGACTACGACGCCACCACCGGGATGCCCGTCCGGCTGGACACCAGTATCACCGGTTCCGTCGGCACGATGGCCACCGGCACCTACACGGCGTACGGCGAACGCAGCGGTGCGATCTACAAGATGCCCGGCGGCACCTGGACCCAGGGCGCCGTCTACCGGGACGAGGCCACCCGCCGGATCACCCGCACGACTGTGGGGCGGGAGACCATCGCTGGTACGGTCTCCGACCGCAACTACACCTACGACCACAGCGGTAACATCACCTCCATCGAGGAGAAGCCGCAGATTGGTCAGGCCGACACCCAGTGCTTCCGGCAGGATCCGTTGGGCCGGCTCGCCAGCGCCTGGACCCCGCAGACCGGGGTGGCCTGCCAGACCGATCCGACGGTGGCGAACCTGGGCGGTCCGGCCCCGTACTGGCACGACTGGACGTTCGACTCCACGGGCTCCCGGCTGACCGAGACCAGCCACACCGCCGGCGGCGACACCACCCGCAGCTACACGGTGCCGACGGGTGGCCAGGGTGTGGTACGCCCGCACGCCGTCACCGCGATGACCACCCAGGCACCAGGTCAGAGCGGCGTCGTCAACGCCTACGCCTACGACGCGGCCGGTAACACGACCTGCCGGCCGACCGGCACCGCCGCCAACAACTGCGGCACCGGTACCAACAGTCAGACCCTGGGCTGGGACGCCGAGGGCAAGCTGGCCACGGTCTCGGCCGGCGGCCAGACCATCGAAACCAACATCTACGACGCCAACGGGGTCAGGATCATCCGCCGCGACAGCAGCGGCACCACTGTCTACCTGCCCGGGCAGGAGATCCGCCGCGAGGGCGGCGTCAACACCGGCACCCGCTACTACAGCTTCGCCGGCACCGTCTGCGCCTCCCGTACGGGCGGATCGGCGGCTACCAACCTGACCTGGCTGTTCAACGATCATCAGGGCACGCAGCAGATCGCGGTGAACGCCGGCACCCAGGCCGTATCCGTGCGTCGACAGACCCCGTACGGGGTACCGCGCGGCGCGAGCCCGACCTGGGCCAACAACAAGGGTTTCGTCGGCGGGGACATCGACCCCACCGGTCTGACCAACATCGGTGCCCGGCAGTACGACCAGACGTTGGGCCGGTTCATCTCCGTGGACCCGGTCCTCGTCGCCGACGATCCGGACCAGTACAACGCATACCAGTACGGCGGCAACAACCCGGTCGACAACGCCGATCCGACCGGCATGTACTACACGGAGAACAGCGACGACACCGGCGACCGCGGCTACGTCATGTCCAACGGCACGACCAAGATCGTCAAGAAGTACGTGCCGCCTGCCTGCACCGGTGAATGCCAGCAACGACGCGAGGCGGTTCACAGGGCGATCGACGAACGCGTCGAAGCGGAACGCAAACATCGCGAATGCCAGGCCAGCTTCTGGTGCCGCAACAGTCAACGAGCCAAGGACTTCGGCTCGGGTCTCGTAGATACCGTAGTGCAGAACGCCGATGTGGTGGGCGTGATCGCGGGCGTGGCTGTCGGGCTCACCTGCACGGTGGTGACCGGCGGCAGCGGGGCGCTCCTGTGTGGTGCGCTCGGCGGCGCGGTCTCTGGGCTCGTCACCGGCGGGCTAAAGTGCGCGGGTGGTCACAAGAGTCGATGTTCGGCAGGTAGTCTCGCTCGAGACGCAGGCGTCGGTGCCATCCTGGGACTTGCGGGTGGCGCCGCCGGTGCTGCTCTCGGCGGTGCCTTCGGTGGCCTTGCCGGAGGAGGCGTGCGGGGCTTCCTACCTGGCGCTTGGACTGCCATCGCCGGATTAGGCCGTGGTACGGTCACGGCCGCGCGTCAAGGCACGCCAGCGGCGGTGAGCCGGGCGATCGGGGGATCATCGAACAACAACCTCGGCACGTTCATAGCCGGCAGTCGCCATCATTGGGCTGCGGACGTGCACGCAGCTGGTGGAGGTTTCAGAGGACATGCAGCGGTTGCCTTGGACACGGGTCGTATGATGGTACAAGGTACTGTGTCACCGAATGGTCTTGGGGCTGGAGTTGTTGGGGCCGTAGCTCCAACGACGTGGGATGACCTGGTACAGCTTTGGAGCGGAAGGTACTCCTTCAACCCGGCAACCGCAGGGCCGCAGATTGTTGGCGGCTTGTTGGGAGGGGGTTTCGACTGA